From Parasteatoda tepidariorum isolate YZ-2023 chromosome 1, CAS_Ptep_4.0, whole genome shotgun sequence, one genomic window encodes:
- the LOC122271432 gene encoding zinc finger BED domain-containing protein 5-like, protein MKPSRLQDHLNKMHPDEKDKNLAYFQDLEKKHNAQPSVSKLLSMAVKQDDDGLRASYNTSLLIAQTGKPHTIGEKLILPAIKEVITTVLHKPAADIIRKIPLSNSSVQRRIDEMAENIEKSLCNDLSED, encoded by the coding sequence ATGAAGCCTTCAAGACTTCAAgatcatttgaataaaatgcatCCGGATGAGAAGGACAAAAATTTAGCCTATTTTCAAGATCTGGAAAAGAAGCATAATGCTCAGCCAAGTGTATCGAAACTTCTTTCGATGGCTGTTAAGCAAGACGATGACGGACTTCGAGCTTCATACAATACCTCTTTGTTAATTGCTCAAACAGGTAAACCACACACCATCggagaaaagttaattttgccTGCGATAAAAGAAGTTATAACTACTGTGCTCCATAAACCGGCGGCAGATATAATTCGAAAAATTCCTTTGAGCAATAGTTCTGTCCAAAGACGAATTGATGAAATGGctgaaaacattgaaaagtcATTGTGCAATGATCTATCTGAAGACtag